The Salvelinus fontinalis isolate EN_2023a chromosome 24, ASM2944872v1, whole genome shotgun sequence genome has a segment encoding these proteins:
- the LOC129821853 gene encoding neuronal PAS domain-containing protein 1-like isoform X2 has product MATMPFVSEGKCVSVEWDFLQGLLAKPPTLPCLQNLRKEKSRNAARSRRGKENFEFFELAKMLPLPGAITSQLDKASVIRLTISYLHMCTFASQGDPPWCPLLEGENHCSKVRRSSHSLATDMFEQHLGAHLLQSLDGFVFVVSSEGRFLYISETVSIYLGLSQVELMGSSVFDYIHPADHVEMAERLGIRPHLRAEAGCHVAPESASSSASTSSLAGTPEPAPSSPLSPGNEPPDRGFFIRMKSTLTKRGLHVKSSGYKVIHVTGQIRCRPAMVPGSARSVRRPMGLVALAHTLPPSTLNEVRMESQMFVFRVNMDLQVTYCENRISEYMDLSPAEVVGHTCYHFIHVEDLDNIRQSHEDLLRKGQVVTGYYRWLQRRGGYLWVQSCATVSINHKAPHERNVIWVNYVISRTELPDTPLDLLQLPESLRAERLKASSSPSELSPQARGPQPMKSSMCKGDPDSKLREIYNPGVQSGDRRKRPLRSDSEGAPPETRRRLEEFRQREGSVSASSDLGSESEGEERAWEQRGDSARVKREEGPSKQGGETPVRGGRVHNGRAVIQHLKSVVSSPLSGPHNIKTEHEALAAGGRWTHTHTSSHTQPPPSHTHTPCGSLNGDSPPTPIPDSSSSSEAPPKGIFTPPSPAMSPPMSGSSPLPCEERGMLSGGRGGGPDFELLQRLAAGGAAGRVLFHPLTLGPQGPQSLYAPSTIRYAPPELPPSHPGAEGLRSDHHKGPPAFFPHLQRLAGLPSFSGFSASDNPFNPFCMNGLRGAAGSEED; this is encoded by the exons ATGGCGACCATGCCGTTCGTCAGCGAGGGAAAGTGTGTGAGCGTGGAGTGGGACTTCCTACAGGGACTACTGGCCAAACCCCCCACCCTGCCCTG TTTGCAGAACCTGCGGAAGGAGAAGTCTCGTAATGCCGCTCGTTCCCGTCGCGGCAAGGAGAACTTTGAGTTCTTTGAGCTGGCCAAGATGCTGCCTCTCCCCGGGGCCATCACCAGCCAGCTGGACAAGGCGTCGGTCATCCGTCTCACCATCAGCTACTTGCACATGTGCACCTTCGCCAGCCAGGGAGACCCGCCCTGGTGCCCCCTGCTGGAGGGAGAGAACCACTGCAGCAAAG TGCGACGCTCCTCCCACTCTCTGGCCACTGACATGTTCGAACAGCACCTGGGAGCACACCTGTTACAG TCTCTGGACGGTTTTGTGTTTGTGGTAAGCTCGGAGGGACGATTCCTCTACATATCAGAGACTGTTTCCATCTACCTGGGCCTCTCACAG GTGGAGTTGATGGGCAGCAGTGTGTTTGACTACATCCACCCAGCGGACCATGTGGAGATGGCTGAGCGTCTGGGCATCAGGCCCCACCTGAGGGCCGAGGCTGGCTGCCACGTGGCCCCTGAGAGCGCTTCCAGCTCTGCCTCCACATCCTCCCTGGCAGGGACCCCTGAGCCTG CCCCCTCaagccctctctctccagggaacGAACCGCCTGACCGAGGCTTCTTCATCCGTATGAAGTCCACCCTCACCAAGAGAGGCCTCCACGTCAAGTCCTCGGGCTACAAG GTGATCCATGTGACTGGGCAAATCCGCTGTCGCCCTGCCATGGTGCCAGGCTCCGCCCGCTCGGTGCGTCGGCCAATGGGCTTGGTGGCCCTTGCGCACACGCTCCCTCCCTCCACGCTGAACGAGGTGCGCATGGAGAGCCAAATGTTTGTCTTCAGGGTCAACATGGACCTGCAGGTCACCTACTGCGAGAACAG GATCTCAGAGTACATGGACCTGAGCCCGGCAGAGGTGGTGGGACACACCTGCTACCACTTCATCCATGTAGAAGACCTGGATAACATCAGACAGAGCCATGAGGACT TGTTGAGGAAGGGTCAGGTGGTGACCGGGTACTACCGCTGGCTCCAGAGGAGAGGGGGTTATCTGTGGGTCCAGTCCTGTGCCACCGTCTCCATCAACCACAAAGCCCCCCACGAACGCAACGTCATCTGGGTCAACTACGTCATCAG tcgaACAGAGCTCCCAGACACTCCCCTGGATCTGCTGCAGCTCCCAGAGAGTCTGAGGGCGGAGCGTCTGAAAGCCAGCTCCTCCCCTTCGGAACTCTCGCCACAAGCCCGGG GTCCACAGCCAATGAAAAGCTCTATGTGTAAAGGTGACCCTGACTCTAAACTGAGAGAGATCTATAATCCCGGAGTCCAGTCAGGGGACAGGAGGAAGCGTCCGCTGCGGTCTGACTCTGAAGGCGCTCCCCCGGAAACGCGGCGTCGCCTGGAAGAGTTCCgccagagagaggggagtgtgtcCGCCTCCTCAGACCTGGGCagtgagagcgagggagaggagagagcgtgGGAGCAGAGGGGAGACAGTGCGAGGGTCAAACGAGAGGAGGGGCCTTCGAAACAAGGTGGGGAGACCCCAGTGAGGGGCGGCAGGGTGCACAACGGCCGTGCGGTAATCCAGCACCTTAAGAGTGTAGTGTCCTCGCCTCTCTCTGGTCCCCACAACATCAAGACTGAACATGAGGCACTGGCTGCAGGGGgtcgctggacacacacacacacctcttcacacacacaacccccaccctcgcacacacacaccccctgcgGCAGCCTGAACGGCGACAGTCCCCCGACCCCTATCCCAGACTCCTCCTCCAGCAGTGAAGCCCCACCCAAAGGTATTTTCACCCCGCCCTCCCCTGCCATGTCTCCTCCCATGTCCGGCTCCTCCCCTCTACCCTGTGAGGAGCGGGGAATGTTGTCTGGAGGCCGGGGGGGCGGGCCTGACTTTGAGCTGTTGCAGAGACTGGCAGCGGGGGGTGCTGCAGGACGGGTGCTCTTCCACCCCCTGACCCTCGGCCCCCAGGGGCCACAGAGCCTGTACGCCCCCAGTACCATCCGCTATGCGCCCCCAGAGCTGCCCCCCTCTCACCCCGGTGCTGAGGGGCTGCGCTCCGACCACCACAAGGGACCTCCAGCCTTCTTCCCCCACCTCCAGAGGCTGGCCGGCCTGCCCTCCTTCAGTGGGTTCTCTGCCTCGGACAATCCCTTCAACCCCTTCTGTATGAACGGACTGAGGGGGGCCGCAGGGTCCGAGGAGGACTGA
- the LOC129821855 gene encoding transmembrane protein 160-like, giving the protein MAALSWFTCRQLPRIANQFAWVVKHVRPQYLGGLPVRRVHGSSRKWVAEKGPWGKARMPEYHLMTELDKADALMLKKSHETGFLSWFRNGLLATGIGVIAFVQSDVGREAGYAFFILGGVCVSFGGASYVGSLFSLRRMMLLSLPAVLLNVAVVSSVALFWLCAVSLYIGRLEVEIIHEDDEDDDGGECPDCRDRGNHSHGNRHHGSNKGQDK; this is encoded by the exons ATGGCTGCCTTGAGTTGGTTTACGTGCAGACAGCTGCCGCGGATTGCAAATCAGTTCGCCTGGGTTGTGAAGCACGTCAGGCCTCAGTACCTCGGGGGACTACCGGTGAGGAGAGTCCACGGGTCGTCGCGGAAATGGGTGGCTGAGAAGGGGCCATGGGGCAAGGCTCGGATGCCAGAGTATCATCTTATGACAGAACTCGATAAGGCGGATGCTTTG ATGCTGAAAAAGTCCCACGAAACTG GGTTCCTGTCTTGGTTCCGGAACGGACTCCTGGCCACGGGGATCGGGGTCATCGCTTTCGTCCAGAGTGATGTGGGACGAGAGGCAGGATATG CCTTCTTCAtcctgggtggtgtgtgtgtatcgttCGGCGGGGCGTCCTACGTGGGCAGCCTGTTTTCGCTGAGGAGGATGATGCTTCTCTCCCTGCCAGCCGTGCTACTGAATGTTGCTGTGGTGAGCAGCGTcgccctcttctggctgtgtgcGGTATCTCTCTACATCGGACGCCTGGAGGTGGAGATTATACATGAGGATGACGAGGACGATGACGGAGGGGAGTGTCCAGACTGTCGGGACCGCGGCAACCACTCGCATGGCAACCGGCACCACGGCAGCAACAAAGGCCAAGACAAGTAG
- the LOC129821853 gene encoding neuronal PAS domain-containing protein 1-like isoform X1 translates to MATMPFVSEGKCVSVEWDFLQGLLAKPPTLPCLQNLRKEKSRNAARSRRGKENFEFFELAKMLPLPGAITSQLDKASVIRLTISYLHMCTFASQGDPPWCPLLEGENHCSKVRRSSHSLATDMFEQHLGAHLLQSLDGFVFVVSSEGRFLYISETVSIYLGLSQVELMGSSVFDYIHPADHVEMAERLGIRPHLRAEAGCHVAPESASSSASTSSLAGTPEPAPSSPLSPGNEPPDRGFFIRMKSTLTKRGLHVKSSGYKVRVIHVTGQIRCRPAMVPGSARSVRRPMGLVALAHTLPPSTLNEVRMESQMFVFRVNMDLQVTYCENRISEYMDLSPAEVVGHTCYHFIHVEDLDNIRQSHEDLLRKGQVVTGYYRWLQRRGGYLWVQSCATVSINHKAPHERNVIWVNYVISRTELPDTPLDLLQLPESLRAERLKASSSPSELSPQARGPQPMKSSMCKGDPDSKLREIYNPGVQSGDRRKRPLRSDSEGAPPETRRRLEEFRQREGSVSASSDLGSESEGEERAWEQRGDSARVKREEGPSKQGGETPVRGGRVHNGRAVIQHLKSVVSSPLSGPHNIKTEHEALAAGGRWTHTHTSSHTQPPPSHTHTPCGSLNGDSPPTPIPDSSSSSEAPPKGIFTPPSPAMSPPMSGSSPLPCEERGMLSGGRGGGPDFELLQRLAAGGAAGRVLFHPLTLGPQGPQSLYAPSTIRYAPPELPPSHPGAEGLRSDHHKGPPAFFPHLQRLAGLPSFSGFSASDNPFNPFCMNGLRGAAGSEED, encoded by the exons ATGGCGACCATGCCGTTCGTCAGCGAGGGAAAGTGTGTGAGCGTGGAGTGGGACTTCCTACAGGGACTACTGGCCAAACCCCCCACCCTGCCCTG TTTGCAGAACCTGCGGAAGGAGAAGTCTCGTAATGCCGCTCGTTCCCGTCGCGGCAAGGAGAACTTTGAGTTCTTTGAGCTGGCCAAGATGCTGCCTCTCCCCGGGGCCATCACCAGCCAGCTGGACAAGGCGTCGGTCATCCGTCTCACCATCAGCTACTTGCACATGTGCACCTTCGCCAGCCAGGGAGACCCGCCCTGGTGCCCCCTGCTGGAGGGAGAGAACCACTGCAGCAAAG TGCGACGCTCCTCCCACTCTCTGGCCACTGACATGTTCGAACAGCACCTGGGAGCACACCTGTTACAG TCTCTGGACGGTTTTGTGTTTGTGGTAAGCTCGGAGGGACGATTCCTCTACATATCAGAGACTGTTTCCATCTACCTGGGCCTCTCACAG GTGGAGTTGATGGGCAGCAGTGTGTTTGACTACATCCACCCAGCGGACCATGTGGAGATGGCTGAGCGTCTGGGCATCAGGCCCCACCTGAGGGCCGAGGCTGGCTGCCACGTGGCCCCTGAGAGCGCTTCCAGCTCTGCCTCCACATCCTCCCTGGCAGGGACCCCTGAGCCTG CCCCCTCaagccctctctctccagggaacGAACCGCCTGACCGAGGCTTCTTCATCCGTATGAAGTCCACCCTCACCAAGAGAGGCCTCCACGTCAAGTCCTCGGGCTACAAGGTCAGA GTGATCCATGTGACTGGGCAAATCCGCTGTCGCCCTGCCATGGTGCCAGGCTCCGCCCGCTCGGTGCGTCGGCCAATGGGCTTGGTGGCCCTTGCGCACACGCTCCCTCCCTCCACGCTGAACGAGGTGCGCATGGAGAGCCAAATGTTTGTCTTCAGGGTCAACATGGACCTGCAGGTCACCTACTGCGAGAACAG GATCTCAGAGTACATGGACCTGAGCCCGGCAGAGGTGGTGGGACACACCTGCTACCACTTCATCCATGTAGAAGACCTGGATAACATCAGACAGAGCCATGAGGACT TGTTGAGGAAGGGTCAGGTGGTGACCGGGTACTACCGCTGGCTCCAGAGGAGAGGGGGTTATCTGTGGGTCCAGTCCTGTGCCACCGTCTCCATCAACCACAAAGCCCCCCACGAACGCAACGTCATCTGGGTCAACTACGTCATCAG tcgaACAGAGCTCCCAGACACTCCCCTGGATCTGCTGCAGCTCCCAGAGAGTCTGAGGGCGGAGCGTCTGAAAGCCAGCTCCTCCCCTTCGGAACTCTCGCCACAAGCCCGGG GTCCACAGCCAATGAAAAGCTCTATGTGTAAAGGTGACCCTGACTCTAAACTGAGAGAGATCTATAATCCCGGAGTCCAGTCAGGGGACAGGAGGAAGCGTCCGCTGCGGTCTGACTCTGAAGGCGCTCCCCCGGAAACGCGGCGTCGCCTGGAAGAGTTCCgccagagagaggggagtgtgtcCGCCTCCTCAGACCTGGGCagtgagagcgagggagaggagagagcgtgGGAGCAGAGGGGAGACAGTGCGAGGGTCAAACGAGAGGAGGGGCCTTCGAAACAAGGTGGGGAGACCCCAGTGAGGGGCGGCAGGGTGCACAACGGCCGTGCGGTAATCCAGCACCTTAAGAGTGTAGTGTCCTCGCCTCTCTCTGGTCCCCACAACATCAAGACTGAACATGAGGCACTGGCTGCAGGGGgtcgctggacacacacacacacctcttcacacacacaacccccaccctcgcacacacacaccccctgcgGCAGCCTGAACGGCGACAGTCCCCCGACCCCTATCCCAGACTCCTCCTCCAGCAGTGAAGCCCCACCCAAAGGTATTTTCACCCCGCCCTCCCCTGCCATGTCTCCTCCCATGTCCGGCTCCTCCCCTCTACCCTGTGAGGAGCGGGGAATGTTGTCTGGAGGCCGGGGGGGCGGGCCTGACTTTGAGCTGTTGCAGAGACTGGCAGCGGGGGGTGCTGCAGGACGGGTGCTCTTCCACCCCCTGACCCTCGGCCCCCAGGGGCCACAGAGCCTGTACGCCCCCAGTACCATCCGCTATGCGCCCCCAGAGCTGCCCCCCTCTCACCCCGGTGCTGAGGGGCTGCGCTCCGACCACCACAAGGGACCTCCAGCCTTCTTCCCCCACCTCCAGAGGCTGGCCGGCCTGCCCTCCTTCAGTGGGTTCTCTGCCTCGGACAATCCCTTCAACCCCTTCTGTATGAACGGACTGAGGGGGGCCGCAGGGTCCGAGGAGGACTGA